A DNA window from Ctenopharyngodon idella isolate HZGC_01 chromosome 10, HZGC01, whole genome shotgun sequence contains the following coding sequences:
- the LOC127520637 gene encoding claudin-1 isoform X3 encodes MECEINSLSVVHCKYYNSLLHQTYEIQLGRVMMIISIVFSSLAALVAISGLRYTRCLDENEQSKDRTAFAGGILFVCSGLCALGITSWFMYGIVENFFQDTRDDRYVIGRSLIGAFFASLLCLFGGVLLCACSVTHLRSNKNLSTHLISKNPGKDYV; translated from the exons ATGGAGTGCGAAATAAACAGTTTGTCTGTAGTGCACTGCAAATATTACAATTCTCTTCTTCATCAAACCT ATGAAATTCAGCTGGGCCGAGTAATGATGATCATCAGCATCGTCTTTTCAAGCCTCGCCGCGCTGGTAGCCATTTCAGGCCTCAGGTACACGAGATGTCTAGACGAGAACGAGCAGTCGAAAGACAGAACTGCCTTTGCAGGGGGAATCCTTTTTGTGTGCAGTG GTCTGTGTGCTTTGGGCATAACCAGCTGGTTTATGTATGGAATTGTTGAGAATTTCTTTCAGGACACACGTGATGATAG GTATGTGATCGGCAGGTCTCTGATTGGTGCGTTTTTTGCATCTTTGCTTTGTTTATTTGGAGGCGTGCTCTTATGCGCCTGCAGCGTAACGCACCTACGATCCAACAAAAATCTCAGCACACATCTAATCTCCAAGAATCCTGGAAAAGACTATGTTTAA
- the LOC127520637 gene encoding claudin-1 isoform X2 — protein sequence MALQLFGYIMSITGLCGLIIGTFTNEWKIIGHDNDKTVTRDEYEGLWMECEINSLSVVHCKYYNSLLHQTYEIQLGRVMMIISIVFSSLAALVAISGLRYTRCLDENEQSKDRTAFAGGILFVCSGLCALGITSWFMYGIVENFFQDTRDDRYVIGRSLIGAFFASLLCLFGGVLLCACSVTHLRSNKNLSTHLISKNPGKDYV from the exons ATGGCTCTTCAGCTCTTCGGTTATATTATGTCCATTACTGGATTATGTGGCCTAATTATAGGCACATTTACAAACGAATGGAAAATCATTGgacatgacaatgacaaaacTGTGACTAGGGATGAATACGAAGGACTGTGGATGGAGTGCGAAATAAACAGTTTGTCTGTAGTGCACTGCAAATATTACAATTCTCTTCTTCATCAAACCT ATGAAATTCAGCTGGGCCGAGTAATGATGATCATCAGCATCGTCTTTTCAAGCCTCGCCGCGCTGGTAGCCATTTCAGGCCTCAGGTACACGAGATGTCTAGACGAGAACGAGCAGTCGAAAGACAGAACTGCCTTTGCAGGGGGAATCCTTTTTGTGTGCAGTG GTCTGTGTGCTTTGGGCATAACCAGCTGGTTTATGTATGGAATTGTTGAGAATTTCTTTCAGGACACACGTGATGATAG GTATGTGATCGGCAGGTCTCTGATTGGTGCGTTTTTTGCATCTTTGCTTTGTTTATTTGGAGGCGTGCTCTTATGCGCCTGCAGCGTAACGCACCTACGATCCAACAAAAATCTCAGCACACATCTAATCTCCAAGAATCCTGGAAAAGACTATGTTTAA
- the LOC127520637 gene encoding claudin-1 isoform X1, translated as MVHADQLPIVTFLAFYCRPAATNIYTHMCYTCIVLDLFLIRIVDKTPDTPRYSWQEAEYLQRPLLETMTEILLFISATIPSNVQCRSKTPDEIQLGRVMMIISIVFSSLAALVAISGLRYTRCLDENEQSKDRTAFAGGILFVCSGLCALGITSWFMYGIVENFFQDTRDDRYVIGRSLIGAFFASLLCLFGGVLLCACSVTHLRSNKNLSTHLISKNPGKDYV; from the exons ATGGTGCATGCAGATCAGTTGCCCATTGTCACTTTCCTTGCATTCTACTGCCGTCCAGCGGCAAccaatatatatacacatatgtgCTATACATGCATTGTATTAGACCTTTTTCTCATTAGGATTGTAGATAAGACTCCAGATACTCCCAGATATTCATGGCAAGAAGCTGAATATCTGCAGCGCCCACTACTAGAAACAATGACTGAAATCCTGCTGTTCATCTCAGCCACGATTCCTAGCAATGTGCAGTGCAGGTCAAAAACTCCAG ATGAAATTCAGCTGGGCCGAGTAATGATGATCATCAGCATCGTCTTTTCAAGCCTCGCCGCGCTGGTAGCCATTTCAGGCCTCAGGTACACGAGATGTCTAGACGAGAACGAGCAGTCGAAAGACAGAACTGCCTTTGCAGGGGGAATCCTTTTTGTGTGCAGTG GTCTGTGTGCTTTGGGCATAACCAGCTGGTTTATGTATGGAATTGTTGAGAATTTCTTTCAGGACACACGTGATGATAG GTATGTGATCGGCAGGTCTCTGATTGGTGCGTTTTTTGCATCTTTGCTTTGTTTATTTGGAGGCGTGCTCTTATGCGCCTGCAGCGTAACGCACCTACGATCCAACAAAAATCTCAGCACACATCTAATCTCCAAGAATCCTGGAAAAGACTATGTTTAA